A window of Nocardiopsis sp. Huas11 genomic DNA:
GGCGCCGGCTCCGCCGTCCGTCCCGGGCCCGAATCCGACGGCGACGCGGCTCGGGAGTCCAGCGGCTCTGGCCAGCAGCGCGAAAGCGCTGGCGAACTGCTCCGAGGTGCCGCCGCCCTGCGCCCCGGGCTGGGCGAGGATCGCGGCGACGTTGGCGTAGCCGTGGCCGCCGGGGGTCTCGGGATCGAAGGTGTGCGACTCCTTCAGGTAGTCCGCCAGGGCGCGGGCGCGGGCATAGGGCGCGCCCTCGCTGGCGACGGCGGCGACGACCTCGTTGAGGACCGGCGGCGCTCCGGCCGGGAGCTCGCGGTAGTCCTCGAAGAGCGCGTCGGCGGGCGTGGAGGCCCTGGCCAGCTCGTCCGCACGCCAGTCGGCGACGTCGCCGGTGACCTGGTAACGGGTGCCGGCCACCGGACCGTCCATGTTGACGACGGTGCCGGAGAACGCGTCGTAGCCCGGGGACGCCAGGTCGATCCGGCTCGGAGATCCGACGACGGGGACCCAGCCGCCCGGCAGGTCCTCCCCTACGGCGATCTCCACAGCGCGTTCGGTGGCGTGCGGCAGCGGCGGCACGGGTTCGGGGAACGTCCCGCCCGCGGACCGGTAGCCCGCCTGGGGGAGCCAGGTGGTCCCGGTGAAGTCCGCCAGTGTCACCCACCGCAGGCTGACCGGGTCGTCGGCGGTGACGGTGAGCAGGGGTTCGTCCGCGTCGGCGGCCCACCCGGCGAGGTAGCCGAGCGGGTTGAGCGCCGCCTGGGGGTCCATGGGCGGGCTCATCGCCTCACGCGGGTCGCCGGGCTCGGCGTTCCAACCGGCGAGCAGGACGGGCCCGGCGAACACCACGGCCCCGGCGGTCAGCGCCGCGACCACCCCGGTGGCCAGGTTCCGCCGCAGTCGACCCGGCGGGGCCGCGCCCGCGGTGTCGACCTCGATGCTCAGGCCCGCTGGGTCCGGCCGGTCGGCCTCCGACCGGTCCATCGACGCCGACATCAGCAGCACCGCGGCGACCGTGAGCATGCCGATCGCGGGAAAACCGGGTGGCGCGACGGGCCCGTTGAGCACGACCGCGCCGACCAGCAGCAGCAGACCCGGCACCAGGGCGAGCGCGCGGCGACGGCCGCACCACGCCAGTGCCGAGGCGGCGGCGGTCAGCCAGGTGGCCAGGACCGGCAGTGCGAGGGTGTCCGCGTTGACCGGGGTCGGCGCCGTGCTCGTCAGGATGCGCGCGCCCGAGTGCAGGACGGCCTCCACCGCGGAGCCGACCACGCCGGTGCCCTCTCCGGGCAGCCACACCGAGCACGCCACCACGACGGCCAGCGGGACGGCCAGCCCCGCCAGGAGACCGGCGGACGCGGACATCCGGCGCCGCAGCCCCAGGGTGACCAGGACGCCGAGGAGCGCGCAGGCGGGCACCACCGCGTAGACCTGGGCGGGCAGCGCGTACCCGGGGGCGATCGCCACCGAGCCCGCCGCCGCGGCCAGGACCAGCGCCGTCGCGGGGGCGGCCCCGACGCGGGCCGGAGGAACCGGCCCGGCCGGGTGCCCGCGCGACGAGTCCGCGGCGGGTCCGGGGACCTCGCGCGCCTCCTCCGACCGGGGCCGCGTCACCGTGACCATGGCGCCTCGTTCCAGCGGTCGGCGAATCCGGCGGCGTCGCCGGACGTGAGCAGCGTGACGTCCGCGGGCGCGGTCGGGTGCTCCCGCGCGCCGACGACGACGGCGACCAGCCCTGCGTAGCGATCCGAGAGCCGCGCGAACGCCCGCAGGTCGGCGGTGTCCAGCGCTCCGCTGACCAGGATCGCGGTGTCCCCCGACGGACGGCTCCGGGCCGCCGTCAGTGCGGCGGCCAGGTCGGTGCCCGGGACGGTGCGCGCCTCGGCGAGCAGGTCGAGCAGAGGCGGGAGACCGCCCGTGCTCTCCCGGGCCCGCCCGCCGGCCAGGCGCAGCTCGCAGTGCAGGGACGCCCTAACACCGGTGGCCAGGATGGAGGCGGCGGCCCCGGTCACCTCGTCCAGGCGGCCCTCGCCGCCGGGCGTGGGCCGGTCGTCGACGATGACGCACACACGGGTGCGGGAGGTGTCGATGTACTCGCGCATGACGAGCTTGTCCAGGCGCGCGGAGCTGCG
This region includes:
- a CDS encoding transglutaminase domain-containing protein, with the translated sequence MVTVTRPRSEEAREVPGPAADSSRGHPAGPVPPARVGAAPATALVLAAAAGSVAIAPGYALPAQVYAVVPACALLGVLVTLGLRRRMSASAGLLAGLAVPLAVVVACSVWLPGEGTGVVGSAVEAVLHSGARILTSTAPTPVNADTLALPVLATWLTAAASALAWCGRRRALALVPGLLLLVGAVVLNGPVAPPGFPAIGMLTVAAVLLMSASMDRSEADRPDPAGLSIEVDTAGAAPPGRLRRNLATGVVAALTAGAVVFAGPVLLAGWNAEPGDPREAMSPPMDPQAALNPLGYLAGWAADADEPLLTVTADDPVSLRWVTLADFTGTTWLPQAGYRSAGGTFPEPVPPLPHATERAVEIAVGEDLPGGWVPVVGSPSRIDLASPGYDAFSGTVVNMDGPVAGTRYQVTGDVADWRADELARASTPADALFEDYRELPAGAPPVLNEVVAAVASEGAPYARARALADYLKESHTFDPETPGGHGYANVAAILAQPGAQGGGTSEQFASAFALLARAAGLPSRVAVGFGPGTDGGAGAHTVYTGDAVAWGEVYFEGVGWVPFSVTPGVEGGDTADEAPQDAAEPEEAENPADEEPSTDDAHDVSAPREDRNRTPWWVVAAVAGGLVALVLAVPVLRLLRRRRRLGSGPPARRVMGAWRELREDLRMCEVTVPPGNTVADTVDLARGLLPERARAWAEVDLARLRRTVNAVGFSAGAGVPEEQASAIADGIRRQSRVLRLSRGRARALTWWFDPRPLFWRDPAGRRRGRERQRGGASS